The genomic window AGGACGCTCTGGACTTTTTCTCGGCCTTCGCGTCCGATGTAAAGACGATCTCCTATGTCGAACGAAACGTTGGGAGCCCCAAGCAACTCTAGCAGCGTGAGCCTCTCCTCTCCTATAGCGTGAATGATCACCCCTTCCCTTCCTCTGACTGTGGTTGATTTTCCCCGCGGAATAAAGTCGAGAACGTAGGCGTGCTCTTCGTATCTCCTTGGTTGACCGGTATGATCCGTCGAAAGGTCTTCACGCGCCAAGTGTCCACTAGAAAGGTCTTGCGGCGGAGCTGAAGACAAATTCCGAAAGTAGTAATGGCGGTGGAGTATTTAACTTTGGGTATCGGACTTTAAGATCTTGAGCATTTTTTCAAGGTTCTCGGTAAGTATGAGCTTCTTCCAGCCGAAAGTGAACGCGCGAAGCTCTTCAAGAGACGTGGGCATTACGTTTACTATCTCCACTGCCTCCTCCTGAGTAAGATCGCATTCGCCGACCAGTCTTCGCACCATTTCCTTGGCTGCCGACGCGTCTACCCTGGCGAATTTGGAGACATAGTCCGAAGTCCACCGCTGAATTTGGTCCATGTCGTCTGGCTTGACAGAATCGAGAATCGCCTTTACCTCAGGCAGAGTTATGATTT from Nitrososphaera sp. includes these protein-coding regions:
- a CDS encoding RNA polymerase Rpb4; protein product: MTDTVKKEIITLPEVKAILDSVKPDDMDQIQRWTSDYVSKFARVDASAAKEMVRRLVGECDLTQEEAVEIVNVMPTSLEELRAFTFGWKKLILTENLEKMLKILKSDTQS